A single window of Debaryomyces hansenii CBS767 chromosome F complete sequence DNA harbors:
- a CDS encoding DEHA2F22572p (weakly similar to uniprot|P43565 Saccharomyces cerevisiae YFL033C RIM15 Glucose-repressible protein kinase) gives MNSEDSVNKQDQNNNHIEHDSHEVLHETYNEADIDKSIFNAPHFELSESNIKELERSVSPCEISLVHTDNDYEESPGARGEAGPKPNMDFPNFVEIIQEQIDLRLASSDNPTAVMELDLDGNIRYLSQNWETIVGTKIKKIVNKPISNIIVGNDDDSKVFNNSIESMIRDDGSYKVKFVTATDDKYSSTFAESHSSGKITPHNSLEDLTKDIPIQDLQYEPTQKYNDKLESDSSSSTSSKVSNNGNIIELEAQGILIHDSKTKLPTHSIWTIKPFIHIDLDLTLPEQLISLLGFGSEIFEGYLVSLKELGIIDEDSVPQPKTILCRICEQNIPAWFIEKHSDLCIVEHRVSEDLQTCHDAISNQKDLILKLSENIWIQQSQISQNTNNSASVSPSSSPPSSSSSSINSMNSSSSMILDYKGLPLPKISPMESPRLSNQVLVKNASALQSLQTMKFPFGVFQRLVEFCDEALQINPADTNEVGSFQFSPNSERAINFVLNWKAYETSDLSIRTLIEDTQNLVNDKIDTLSRLLSILQYSEKIKNEVDELVLQTVRETVAKIKEQTMMNEQNQDSVYSYDDNDSTAIFSNENDQEPSRVELEVPTLPTNNSTNLSIQSPQPSRTRSPQSKLFTEPYIKDEAKSNQSITPRDILLRGRTSSGLSTNSLSTSSLSANSRSHSRNRSKDNNLTESLNDLDLSKKSSEGLSNNSSYSSPRRHLSPVPYIEKQNLSSFQRNTNSRFETNTPLSSPSFAHSEMQHNEKGNHIYEKRAGAGGWHNHNISLNLNFSSTKNSMNKPPLSPLLVSSTPTSKPSSGDIRDYEVLKAISKGAFGSVFLAKKKLTGDYVAIKCLKKRDMVAKNQILNVKSERAVMMRQTDSPYVAQLYSSFQTRDYLYLVMEYLNGGDCATLLKVLGTLGNEWAKRYVAEVVVGVDDLHKRGIIHRDLKPDNLVIDSKGHLKLTDFGLSRLGVVGRQTRAQRKSSTSEQAIDIFRRSLNQANQSAFANVSGLGLTSANDSPSSETSVHRRNTSDTLFSLSPSFDHAKLTPASAAGSQLMSPLVPFSETFGQPLSQQSQPSPLQMPQQKNNRQNISGSGKNSGRTGSGSLESPLLKPVIARTASESSFSITEDDYPTISLQNQDAINSYALFDPENEDSSEMKNFVGTPDYLAPETIAGERQSESSDWWSLGCILFEFVFGYPPFHADTPDKVFKNILNCEIDWPPLSEEEELEICPATAKDLIKKLLTLKPEERLGYNGADEIKRHPYFKEINWFTLFEEVPSFIPTSDDPESTDYFDNRGADISHFPKEDSDEESKLMTNAASINTTEFGSPSLDCKSSTGDVFNSNIDDFENVSGSGTGSNTNSNNSNSYGNGSSNSATGNGKRERRGSKLADPSEFGSFHFRNLHVLEKANKDVINRLKNEHLEHRGSFSSSSSDSTTNSRPRGLSFSGTSNNNSPGNPFKRPVSPINYLIHRSSSPNKYEKESQSSPQSAIYKQERVGSAVSTYSSGDEYPFEMGKVSPGSDSIKGSNHRSSVHSLSRQVFKPPTNDFSPSSSDNEDSKSSALLRVRKRRESVRRQGSSEGSFSRLGSKHSEELLRPKLHELDVLYCEPIPIVRHTIAKLMDTLGCIVVSVSDGDELIRRATSQVKFDLIFTALKSSKVEAPDAVKLIKYTSGINSNTPIIAITGFSKEATQSQAFDDVLEKPIDIESLRNCLNKFFYNSTVLDDEAIESDTEADLKK, from the coding sequence ATGAATTCTGAGGATTCGGTAAACAAACAagatcaaaataataatcacATAGAACATGATTCACACGAAGTATTACATGAAACGTATAACGAAGCGGATATAGacaaatcaatatttaacGCTCCACATTTTGAACTATCAGAATCTAATATCAAGGAACTTGAAAGATCGGTTTCCCCATGTGAAATCTCGCTAGTTCATACGGATAACGACTATGAAGAAAGTCCAGGAGCCAGGGGTGAAGCAGGGCCGAAGCCTAACATGGATTTCCCTAATTTTGTAGAGATCATCCAGGAGCAAATAGACTTAAGATTGGCATCATCCGATAATCCTACAGCGGTTATGGAATTGGACTTAGATGGAAATATACGGTATTTAAGTCAAAATTGGGAGACCATTGTGGGGACGAagattaaaaaaattgtaaataaaccaatttcaaatattattgttggtaatgatgatgactCGAAAGTGTTCAATAACTCGATTGAACTGATGATAAGAGATGATGGTAGCTATAAAGTGAAATTTGTTACAGCTACGGACGATAAATATTCCTCAACTTTTGCTGAATCACATTCTAGCGGAAAGATAACACCACACAATTCGTTAGAGGATTTAACTAAGGACATACCCATACAAGATTTGCAATATGAACCTACacaaaaatataatgaCAAATTGGAGAGCGATTCATCAAGTAGTACCAGCTCAAAAGTATCTAACAATGGAAACATAATTGAATTGGAAGCTCAAGGTATATTAATTCATGATTCAAAGACCAAATTACCTACGCATTCAATATGGACAATAAAACcatttattcatattgaTCTTGATTTGACATTACCTGAACAATTGATCAGTTTGTTAGGGTTCGGatcagaaatatttgaagggTATCTTGTAAGCCTAAAAGAGTTAGGAATTATTGATGAGGATTCAGTCCCTCAACCTAAGACTATTCTTTGTCGAATTTGCGAACAGAATATACCTGCTTGGTTTATTGAAAAGCATAGTGATCTTTGTATTGTTGAACATCGAGTTAGCGAAGATCTACAAACGTGTCATGATGCTATTTCAAACCAGAAGGATTTGATTCTTAAACTTTCTGAAAATATCTGGATACAGCAGTCTCAGATATCCCAAAACACCAATAATTCAGCTTCTGTATCACCTTCGTCATCACCCCcatcttcgtcatcaaGCTCTATAAACCtgatgaattcttcaagtaGTATGATATTAGACTACAAAGGCCTCCCATTACCAAAGATAAGTCCAATGGAATCGCCAAGGCTATCAAATCAAGTATTGGTTAAAAATGCTTCTGCTCTTCAATCACTTCAGACTATGAAATTTCCGTTTGGCGTCTTTCAAAGACTAGTCGAGTTCTGTGATGAAGCTCTCCAAATAAATCCAGCTGATACAAATGAAGTTGGAAGCTTTCAATTCAGTCCTAATTCCGAACGAgctattaattttgttctTAATTGGAAGGCATATGAAACGTCAGATTTGTCTATTCGAACTCTTATAGAGGATACGCAAAACCTTGTGAATGATAAGATTGATACGCTATCaagattattatcaattttacAATATTCGGAGaagattaaaaatgaagttgatgaaCTAGTTTTGCAAACTGTAAGGGAAACAGTCGCAAAGATAAAAGAACAAACAATGATGAATGAACAAAATCAAGATTCTGTTTATTCATATGATGACAACGACTCTACAGCAATTTTCTCGAATGAAAATGATCAGGAACCTTCAAGAGTAGAATTAGAGGTTCCCACACTTCCCACAAATAATTCTACCAACCTTTCAATTCAATCTCCGCAACCTTCACGAACAAGAAGCCCCCAATCTAAGCTATTCACGGAACCGTATATAAAAGATGAAGCTAAGTCGAACCAGTCTATAACACCAAGGGATATATTACTCAGAGGTAGAACTTCGAGTGGTTTGCTGacaaattcattatctaCATCATCGCTTTCTGCTAATTCGAGGAGTCACTCCAGAAATCGATCTAAGGATAATAACTTAACTGAATCattaaatgatttagaTTTAAGTAAAAAATCTTCAGAAGGATTGTCAAATAATTCGTCATATTCTTCACCAAGGCGGCATTTATCACCTGTTccatatattgaaaaacaaaaCTTATCTTCCTTTCAAAGAAACACGAATTCGAGATTTGAAACTAACACTCCATTATCATCCCCATCGTTTGCTCATTCTGAGATGCAACATAATGAAAAAGGCAATCATATATATGAAAAGAGAGCAGGTGCCGGGGGTTGGCACAatcataatatttcattgaatttaaattttaGCTCGACCAAGAATTCAATGAACAAACCACCTTTATCTCCTTTGTTAGTTTCTCTGACACCTACAAGTAAACCATCATCCGGTGATATTAGAGATTATGAAGTGTTAAAAGCTATTAGTAAAGGTGCTTTTGGATCTGTCTTTTTAGctaaaaagaaattgacgGGAGACTACGTGGCTATTAAATGTTTAAAGAAGCGAGATATGGTTGCtaaaaatcaaatattgaatgtCAAATCCGAAAGAGCTGTTATGATGAGACAGACGGATTCACCTTACGTTGCACAATTATACAGCAGTTTCCAAACCAGAGATTATCTTTATTTGGTTATGGAATATTTGAATGGTGGTGACTGTGCAACATTGCTTAAGGTTTTAGGTACTTTGGGAAATGAATGGGCTAAAAGATACGTAGCCGAGGTAGTAGTGGGAGTTGATGATTTGCACAAAAGAGGTATAATTCATAGGGATTTAAAACCGGATAATTTAGTGATCGATAGCAAAGGTCATTTAAAATTGACAGATTTTGGTTTATCCAGATTGGGTGTTGTGGGTAGACAGACTAGAGCACAAAGAAAGAGTAGTACTTCTGAACAAGCAATTGATATATTCCGAAGAAGTCTTAACCAAGCAAACCAAAGTGCGTTTGCGAATGTATCAGGGTTGGGATTAACTAGCGCAAATGATTCACCATCATCCGAAACAAGTGTACATAGAAGGAACACATCTGATACTTTATTTTCGTTATCTCCAAGTTTCGATCATGCAAAATTGACCCCAGCTTCAGCTGCTGGTTCGCAGTTGATGTCCCCACTTGTCCCTTTTAGTGAAACATTTGGACAACCTTTAAGTCAACAATCGCAACCAAGCCCTCTTCAAATGCCacaacaaaaaaataatagaCAGAATATATCCGGTAGCGGTAAGAATTCTGGAAGAACAGGCTCGGGTTCGCTAGAATCACCGTTATTGAAACCAGTAATAGCAAGAACGGCATCAGAAtcgtcattttcaattacaGAGGATGATTATCCAACGATTTCATTACAGAACCAAGATgcaattaattcatatGCATTATTTGATCCTGAAAATGAAGACTCTTCCgagatgaaaaattttgttgGTACTCCAGATTATTTAGCGCCGGAAACTATCGCAGGTGAAAGACAAAGTGAATCTTCCGACTGGTGGTCTCTTGGatgtatattatttgaatttgtatTTGGATATCCTCCCTTCCATGCTGATACTCCAGACAAAGTCttcaagaatattttgaattgcGAAATAGATTGGCCGCCATTatctgaagaagaagaactaGAAATATGTCCAGCAACAGCAAAAGATttaatcaaaaaattattaaccTTAAAACCCGAAGAAAGATTAGGATACAATGGAGCggatgaaattaaaagaCACCcttatttcaaagaaatcaactGGTTTAcgttatttgaagaagtaCCATCATTCATTCCCACTCTGGACGACCCAGAATCCACAGactattttgataatagagGAGCTGATATATCACATTTTCCTAAAGAAGATTCGGATGAAGAAAGTAAGTTAATGACTAACGCGGCTTCTATCAACACTACTGAATTTGGATCCCCTTCATTAGATTGCAAATCAAGTACTGGGGATGTttttaattccaatattgACGACTTTGAAAATGTTAGTGGTAGCGGAACTGGAAGCAATACTAATAGCAACAATAGCAATAGCTATGGTAACGGATCCAGTAATAGTGCTACGGGGAATggaaaaagagaaagacGGGGTAGTAAGTTGGCAGATCCTAGTGAATTTGGAtcatttcattttcgtAATCTACATGTGTTGGAGAAGGCTAATAAAGATGTTATTAATaggttgaaaaatgaacATCTTGAACATAGAGGTagtttttcatcatcatcatcagacTCTACTACAAACTCCAGGCCAAGAGGATTGTCCTTCAGTGGAACgagtaataataatagtcCTGGAAATCCATTCAAGAGACCAGTTTCTCctataaattatttaattcatagATCGTCATCTCCTAACAAATATGAGAAAGAAAGCCAGTCATCTCCACAATCTGCTATTTACAAACAGGAAAGAGTGGGGTCTGCCGTGAGTACATATTCATCTGGTGATGAATATCCATTCGAAATGGGTAAAGTATCACCAGGGTCAGACAGTATTAAAGGTAGTAATCACAGATCATCAGTGCACTCATTATCAAGACAAGTATTTAAGCCTCCTACTAATGACTTTTCTCCCTCGAGTTCGgataatgaagattcaAAATCACTGGCATTATTAAGAGTAAGGAAGAGACGTGAGAGTGTACGAAGACAAGGGAGTAGCGAAGGCTCCTTTTCGCGACTTGGAAGTAAGCATAGCGAAGAGTTACTTCGTCCTAAATTACATGAATTAGATGTGCTATATTGTGAACCAATTCCAATTGTGCGTCATACCATAGCCAAGTTGATGGATACATTAGGATGTATAGTCGTATCCGTTTCTGATGGTGACGAGTTAATTCGTCGTGCTACAAGCCAAGTGAAATTTGACTTAATATTTACAGCTTTGAAATCGTCTAAGGTAGAAGCTCCAGATGCTgtcaaattaattaaatacaCCAGTGGAATAAATTCTAATACTCCAATAATTGCAATCACTGGGTTTTCGAAAGAGGCGACTCAATCACAAGCTTTCGACGACGTTCTTGAGAAGCCAATTGATATAGAAAGTCTTAGAAATTGTTTGAATAAGtttttttataattcaaCTGTACTTGACGATGAAGCTATTGAATCAGATACAGAAGCCgacttgaagaaataa
- a CDS encoding DEHA2F22594p (similar to uniprot|P54964 Saccharomyces cerevisiae YLR059C REX2 RNA exonuclease required for U4 snRNA maturation), with product MIRYIGRPIYPKLVSRIMSTQNFSQNAPNKKIKLSVESEDDISGTTSNVTSTTTVETDTKQLKNDMSPKADLQSMIRNIINSKKPIWKPLVWIDCEMTGLNVFQDHIIEICCIITDGNLEIIDEKGFESTVYQPKEVLDGMNEWCVNQHGKSGLTAKILENPQCELSKIEDELLEYIKQYVQPNKGIMAGNSIHMDKFFMMREFPKIIDYLHYRLIDVSSIMEVGYRHNPELMKLFPKKQGNHTARSDILESINQLKWYKQNYLKGEPETKELIEKNRILENETNSNEESSHSAR from the coding sequence atGATTAGGTATATTGGCAGACCCATATATCCAAAGTTAGTTTCACGTATCATGTCTACTCAGAACTTCTCGCAGAATGCTCCAAACAAGAAGATAAAGTTGTCTGTTGAAAGCGAAGATGATATAAGTGGGACAACCTCAAATGTCACCTCTACTACTACAGTTGAAACTGATACTAAACAACTCAAGAATGATATGAGCCCTAAAGCAGACTTACAATCTATGATTCggaatataattaattcgAAGAAGCCTATATGGAAGCCACTTGTTTGGATAGATTGTGAGATGACTGGTTTAAATGTTTTTCAGGACCATATTATTGAGATTTGCTGCATTATAACTGATGGAAACTTAGAAATAATAGATGAAAAGGGATTTGAATCTACAGTATATCAGCCAAAGGAAGTCTTAGATGGAATGAACGAATGGTGTGTCAATCAGCACGGAAAATCGGGCCTAACAGCTAAAATTCTTGAGAACCCTCAATGTGAATTAtctaaaattgaagatgagtTATTGGAATACATAAAGCAATACGTGCAACCAAATAAAGGTATTATGGCAGGTAATTCTATACATATGgataaattcttcatgATGAGAGAATTCccaaaaattattgactaTTTGCATTACAGATTAATTGATGTCTCATCGATAATGGAAGTTGGTTACAGACATAATCCagaattgatgaagttaTTCCCAAAGAAACAAGGCAATCATACTGCTAGATCTGATATTTTGGAAAgcattaatcaattgaaatggTACAAGCAAAACTACCTTAAAGGTGAACCTGAAACTAAAgaattaatagaaaagAATAGAATATTGGAAAACGAAACTAATTCCAATGAAGAGTCTAGTCATTCTGCTAGATAG
- a CDS encoding DEHA2F22616p (similar to CA5224|IPF3081 Candida albicans IPF3081) translates to MPGANKSTKTMCGIDKFYVAYFLMHIPITLIIDSCIIIPEEQRFQFQKQFLEFHISSNKDFLLVSLPLWLKVFGLFELFVQLPFFAIGAYMLVKQMKQVYPYMLIYGFNASFTTLVCLVHIFCDYERFGLTTGESYKLAALYIPYLVIPLVMLVDYSIRINKSIKAHIPPTKKNI, encoded by the coding sequence ATGCCAGGCGCTAACAAATCTACAAAGACGATGTGTGGAATAGATAAGTTCTACGTTGCTTATTTCTTAATGCATATTCCCATTACTTTGATTATCGACTCATGTATAATAATTCCAGAGGAAcaaagatttcaatttcaaaaacaatTCTTGGAGTTCCATATTTCTAGCAACAAGGACTTTTTGCTTGTTAGCTTGCCACTTTGGTTAAAGGTATTTGGtctttttgaattatttgttcaattgcCATTCTTTGCAATTGGGGCTTATATGCTCGTGAAGCAGATGAAACAAGTGTATCCATACATGTTGATCTATGGATTCAATGCATCATTTACAACATTGGTGTGCTTGGTACATATCTTCTGCGACTACGAGAGATTCGGCTTGACTACGGGCGAGTCTTATAAACTAGCGGCGTTATATATTCCATACTTAGTTATCCCCCTTGTGATGTTGGTGGACTATTCAATAAGAATAAACAAGTCCATAAAGGCTCACATTCCTCCAACTAAAAAGAACatatag
- a CDS encoding DEHA2F22638p (highly similar to uniprot|P31787 Saccharomyces cerevisiae YGR037C ACB1 Acyl-CoA-binding protein, transports newly synthesized acyl-CoA esters from fatty acid synthetase (Fas1p-Fas2p) to acyl-CoA-consuming processes): MVSQEFTDKADAVQKLTKRPSDDELLDLYGLYKQATVGDNDTAEPSVFNLKGKYKWKAWDQLKGTSQEDAEKQYIKFADELLAKYQ, encoded by the exons ATGGTTTCTCAAGAATTTACTGATAAA GCTGATGCGGTCCAAAAGTTGACCAAACGTCCTTCCGACGACGAATTGTTGGACTTGTACGGATTGTATAAGCAAGCCACTGTTGGTGACAATGATACCGCTGAACCAAGTGTGTTCAACTTGAAGGGCAAGTACAAGTGGAAAGCATGGGACCAATTAAAGGGTACTTCCCAAGAAGATGCCGAAAAGCAATACATCAAGTTTgctgatgaattattggcAAAGTACCAATAG
- a CDS encoding DEHA2F22660p (weakly similar to CA5223|IPF3080 Candida albicans IPF3080): protein MMKSENLNNPWKLQYDEVLEQYHYINVIDNTITFDLPCEVHYTPELIRPRSIFHKKKRASSSWMSGSEMCKQTSWGSSDSSLSETSKKKTLLAKLGSVLRYRHRSEVAEADVIAARDTDEQSGIAEESDDEMSDVNNYNYDRTMGASTDSFRDVNSMISGLDDAYLLDKSTNSKNFAGTSVVNDADYESFSSNSSSNSIHSYYSNLPYEYEEIDGSELDYDKERERYELRLQFREELEI, encoded by the coding sequence ATGATGAAgagtgaaaatttaaataatccATGGAAGCTTCAGTATGATGAGGTGTTGGAACAATATCACTATATCAACGTGATAGATAATACGATCACATTCGATTTACCGTGCGAGGTTCACTATACACCCGAGTTAATAAGGCCGAGATCGATATTtcacaagaagaaaagagCCAGTTCGTCGTGGATGCTGGGGCTGGAAATGTGTAAGCAGACGAGTTGGGGGTCGTCGGACAGTTCGTTGCTGGAGACgtcaaagaagaagacgtTGTTGGCGAAATTGGGGTCTGTATTGAGGTATAGACACCGGTCGGAGGTAGCGGAAGCCGATGTAATTGCCGCAAGAGACACAGATGAGCAGTCGGGTATCGCAGAAGAGAGCGACGATGAAATGAGCGACGTTAACAATTATAACTACGACCGAACAATGGGAGCGTCTACTGACTCGTTCAGGGACGTGAACAGTATGATCAGTGGGCTTGATGACGCATATCTTTTAGATAAGTCCACcaattcaaagaattttgCTGGAACTTCAGTCGTCAACGATGCGGACTACGAATCGTTCAGTTCGAACAGTTCAAgcaattcaattcattctTATTACTCTAATTTGCCATATGAATATGAGGAAATTGACGGGTCTGAGCTTGATTACGACAAGGAAAGGGAAAGGTATGAATTGAGATTACAATTCAGggaagaattggaaattTAA
- a CDS encoding DEHA2F22682p (similar to uniprot|P53064 Saccharomyces cerevisiae YGL244W RTF1 Subunit of the RNA polymerase II-associated Paf1 complex), translated as MSDLDDDLLALAGAGDSESEMEADVPSKRQSKSSDSSGSSKKRRVDTSDLEFDDQGEDDEEEAEEEDEDEEDENLVNPYPLEGKYKDEEDRENLLSMDEIKREQTLFDRTQEMESYNEKKYLQQRMKQQSQGASGAKATRSSNRTKVPGKSSKLDKLSELRKQREQKSRKENRGDYDDYSDEGEENNEDGDERGFIEDDEDEYGYGEDEVVWGSGTSSKFKKRSNERAKLEDVNRTRVGRSILLKHCFYSDFADTVIDCFARINIGVDKRTKQPMYRMVQISDVKNIPEKAYSTPNFKCDIYLTVNQNKEQRKDFPMSIFSDSPILPEEFDRYLHELNKTGEDISYLDDVNEKYESLQYLLNRGVSDKDVNEMIAKKQKLQSNIQGYDAVFQKTRVMDQLKIAKQENNLSKVKELSDKLHKLDQVLISQTQSQNGSDSFNSMSKVNERNRKLNLLNIDRVESKSSQQRKLAEFDGGDPFSRLKTRTKVFYQDLINQENEKAIDDAKMNYETLVAEKSEKEAKIARSSYRCLGVMDNLIKEIDLDLEINI; from the coding sequence ATGTCAGATTTAGATGACGATTTATTGGCATTAGCGGGTGCAGGGGATTCAGAATCCGAAATGGAAGCTGACGTTCCTCTGAAACGTCAAAGTAAGTCTAGTGACAGCTCTGGGTCATCAAAGAAAAGACGAGTTGACACTAGCGATCTAGAATTTGATGATCAGggtgaagatgatgaagaagaagctgaggaagaggatgaagatgaagaagatgaaaatttggTGAATCCTTATCCCCTTGAAGGTAAATATAAGGATGAGGAAGATCGTGAAAACTTATTGTCAATGGACGAAATTAAGAGAGAACAAACATTATTCGATAGAACCCAGGAAATGGAAAGTTATAATGAAAAGAAGTATTTGCAGCAAAGAATGAAACAACAGCTGCAAGGTGCTAGTGGTGCAAAGGCTACAAGATCTAGTAATAGAACTAAAGTTCCGGGAAAAAGTTCAAAACTCGATAAATTAAGTGAATTGAGGAAGCAAAGAGAACAAAAATCACGCAAAGAAAATAGAGGAgattatgatgattattCAGACGAAGGAGAAGAAAATAACGAAGATGGCGATGAACGAGGCTTTATtgaggatgatgaagacgaatACGGATATGGCGAAGATGAGGTTGTTTGGGGCTCTGGAACTAGCTCTAAATTTAAGAAGAGAAGTAATGAGCGTGCCAAGTTGGAAGATGTAAATAGGACTAGAGTCGGACGATCTATTTTGCTTAAACACTGTTTCTACAGTGACTTTGCTGATACTGTAATTGATTGTTTTGCCAGAATTAATATTGGGGTGGACAAGAGAACAAAACAACCAATGTATAGAATGGTTCAAATAAGTGATGTTAAGAACATCCCTGAAAAGGCGTATAGCACTCCAAACTTTAAATGCGACATATATTTAACTGtgaatcaaaataaagaaCAAAGGAAAGACTTCCCAATGAGCATTTTTTCTGACTCCCCAATATTACCGGAAGAATTCGACAGATATTTAcatgaattgaataagaCTGGAGAAGACATATCTTACCTAGATGATGTGAATGAAAAATACGAAAGTTTGCAATACTTATTGAATAGAGGAGTGTCAGATAAGGATGTTAATGAAATGATTGCTAAAAAGCAAAAGTTGCAGTCCAATATTCAAGGTTACGATGCGGTTTTCCAGAAAACTAGGGTGATGGATCAATTGAAGATCGCCAAACAAGAAAACAACCTAAGTAAAGTTAAAGAGTTGAGTGACAAATTACATAAATTGGACCAAGTTTTAATTTCCCAAACTCAGTCGCAAAATGGTTCCGACTCGTTTAACTCGATGTCTAAGGTTAATgaaagaaacagaaaattgaatttgttaaaCATCGATAGGGTTGAGTCGAAGTCGTCCCAACAAAGAAAGTTAGCAGAGTTTGATGGGGGTGATCCGTTTTCAAGATTGAAGACGAGAACTAAAGTGTTTTACCAAGACTTAATCAAccaagaaaatgaaaaggCAATTGATGATGCCAAGATGAACTACGAAACGTTAGTGGCTGAAAAGTCTGAAAAAGAGGCAAAAATCGCACGTTCGAGCTATAGGTGCCTAGGAGTAATGGACAATTTGATTAAGGAGATTGAtcttgatttggaaatCAACATTTGA
- a CDS encoding DEHA2F22704p (no similarity) gives MPIEVMDINSLLNDAEPQTVVPHIKPKCKRGLENLPESPHKRAKIEEYHVSDEESDSERSPISSRRSTVTSISSYSSNDSTPSPGLCHDQVRNPQTEFNEVDDPLVVINSENSDINSCKDLINVLSQNYKYSTQVIKISFVDRDLPKVPTPSDLTEKGEKAIRQDVIAKIHEKYVEPLLDITGYRWVRKEVPSKGRGLKVFSIKYSCSQQSRKSCKDNKVSEKNRSRHLSHPLKQYDCESLYSIKYIWSTQNVEVNYKHLKHPPYKRLPEKLKPFIRARLDMKALELYHEILKEPKFSDVKHLIFFGKVQSYWSKERTKNKEKTTKEAFKQFFQN, from the coding sequence ATGCCAATTGAGGTGATGGACATTAATTCCTTACTCAACGATGCGGAACCTCAAACCGTAGTTCCTCATATCAAACCAAAATGCAAGAGAGGATTGGAAAATCTACCAGAAAGCCCACATAAGAGAGCTAAAATAGAAGAATACCATGTGTCAGATGAAGAAAGCGATTCAGAGAGAAgtccaatttcttcaagaagatCAACTGTAACATCGATTTCATCGTACAGTTCTAACGATAGTACACCATCTCCTGGTCTTTGCCATGATCAAGTACGCAACCCACAAACCGAATTCAATGAAGTGGATGACCCGCTTGTCGTAATCAATTCGGAGAATTCAGATATTAATAGTTGTAAAGATCTTATTAATGTTTTGTCACAGAATTACAAATATTCGACCCAAGtaattaaaatttcatttgttGATAGAGATTTGCCCAAGGTTCCCACACCGAGTGATTTGACAGAGAAGGGAGAAAAAGCGATACGACAAGATGTCATAGCTAAAATACATGAAAAATACGTTGAACCGTTGCTCGATATTACAGGATACAGATGGGTCAGGAAAGAAGTACCGTCCAAGGGTAGAGGTCTAAAGGTATTTTCGATCAAGTATTCCTGTTCTCAGCAATCGAGGAAAAGTTGCAAGGATAACAAAGTTTCAGAAAAGAACAGATCAAGACATCTAAGTCATCCACTTAAACAGTATGATTGTGAATCATTGTATTCAATCAAGTACATCTGGTCTACACAGAATGTAGAAGTTAATTACAAGCATTTGAAGCACCCTCCTTATAAGAGATTACCAGAGAAGCTAAAGCCATTTATCCGAGCGAGATTGGATATGAAAGCATTAGAATTGTATCATGAGATTTTGAAGGAGCCTAAATTCAGTGATGTCAAACATCTTATTTTCTTCGGCAAAGTACAAAGTTATTGGTCAAAGGAAAGGACCAAGAACAAAGAGAAGACGACAAAGGAAGCATTCAagcaattctttcaaaattaa